The Acidimicrobiales bacterium nucleotide sequence CAGCACGCACGCGGCGCCCGCGAACCGCCGCCACTCGCAGCGTCACGACCACCCGCCTGTCCGGCGCACGCCATGCCAGGGAGAAACGGCCGCCGCGCCCGCGAGCCCGGGTGGCCCAGCCACCCGCCACGCGCTGCTGGAGCGCAACCCTGGTAGCGCCCGCCGCACGGCCGGGGACGCGCATGACGTCTCCCGCCGTGGCCACCCGCGGTATGGCCGCCGAGACCGCGAGGCGCTTCGCGGCTGCCGCATCCGCGGGGGCGATCCCCGCCACGGCGAGCGCGATGAGAAATGGAGCTGCGCGGTGCATGCCGACAGCGTCCGCGAAGCCGGCAGCGGCGGCGAGCGACAATGCGCACAGCGAGGTGAAACTTCGGGCGGGTTCCGTGCCGAGCGCAACAGCGCCGGAACGGAACCCGCCGGAACTGTGACTACTCGGCGGCTACGACCTCGCGCTCGCCGAGCCCGGCGGCGTCGCGCAGCTGCGCCGCCTTGTCGGTTTTCTCCCACGTGAAGTCGTGGTCGTCGCGGCCGAAGTGGCCGTAGGCGGCGGTCTTCTGGTAGATCGGCCGGTGGAGCTTGAGCGCCTTGCGGAATGCGCCGGGGCGCAGGTCGAAGTGCTCGTCGACGAGCTCGGCGATCCGCGCACGGCCGACGTGCTCGGTGCCGAACGTCTCGACCATCACGGACACCGGATGCGCCACGCCGATCGCGTACGCGACCTGGATCTCGCAGCGGTCGGCGAGGCCCGCGGCCACGACGTTCTTCGCCACGTAGCGGGCCGCATACGCCGCGGAGCGGTCGACCTTCGACGGGTCCTTGCCCGAGAAGGCGCCACCGCCGTGGCGGGCCATGCCGCCGTAGGTGTCGACGATGATCTTGCGGCCGGTGAGACCGCAGTCGGCGTGGGGACCGCCCAGCTCGAACTTGCCGGTCGGGTTGACCAGCACGCGGAAGTCGTCGTCGGCGAACTGCTCGGGCAGGGACGGACGGATGACGTGCTCGATCAGGTCGGGCTTGATGGTGCTGTCGGCGTCGACCCCGGGCTGGTGCTGCGTGGAGATCAGCACCGTCTTGAGCTCGACGGGCTTGTTGCCCTCGTAGTCGACGGTGACCTGGGTCTTGGCGTCGGGGCGGAGGTACGGGAGGATGCCGGACTTGCGGACCTCGGCCATGCGGGCCGAGAGCTTGTGCGCCAGCCAGATCGGCAGGGGCATGAGGTCCTCGGTCTCGGTGCAGGCGTAGCCGAACATCATCCCCTGGTCGCCGGCGCCCTGGCTGTTGAGGGCGTCCTCGCCGGAGCTGCCGACCCGGGTCTCCAGGGCGGTGTCCACGCCCTGGGCGATGTCGGGGGACTGCGGGTCGATGGTGGTGATGACGCCGCAGGTCTGGCCGTCGATGCCGAAGTCGGCGTTGTCGTAGCCGATGTCGAGGATGGTGTCCCGCACGATCTTGGGGATCTCGACGTACTCGCTGGTGGTGATCTCGCCGGCCACGATGGCCAGGCCGGTCGTCACCATGGTCTCGCACGCCACCCGGGCCGCGGGGTCGTTGGTCAGGATGGCGTCCAGGATCGAGTCCGAGATCTGGTCGGCCATCTTGTCGGGATGGCCCTCGGTCACCGACTCCGAGGTGAAGGTGAAGCGGCTCACGGTTCTGGGCTCCTTGGGGGTGAGGGAGAGGACGGGGGCGCTGTGGGACCCCCGGCCGGGCCGCGGCGGTGGCCCACCACGGCGTCGATCACGGCTCGAGCGACGAGGCGCTTGTCGCTGAGGGGGACATCTTGGTCGATGCCGGAGGCCGAGAGCACCATCACCCGGTTGGTGTCGTGCTCGAAGCCGGCCCCCGGCGCGCCGACGTCGTTGGCCACGATCAGGTCGACGCCCTTGCGGCGCAGCTTGTCGGCGGCGGCGGCCTCGACGTCGCGGGTCTCGGCCGCGAAGCCGACCAGGGTCTGGCCCGGCCGGCGCCGGGCCCCGAGGGTGGCCAGGATGTCGACGGTGGGCTCCAGGGCCACCTCGGGCACGCCCTCGCCCTTCTTGATCTTGTGGTGGGACGGGGACCGGGGCCGGAAGTCGGCCACCGCGGCGGCCATGACCACCACCTCGGCGGTGGCGGCGCGGGCCATCACGGCGTCGTGCATCTCGGCCGCCGTCTCCACCCGGACCACCTCCACCCCGGCCGGCAGGGCCAGGCCGCTGGTGGTGACCAGGGTGACCGCCGCCCCCCGGGCCGCGGCCTCGGCCGCCACCGCGTGGCCCTGCTTGCCCGAGCTGCGGTTGCCCACGAAGCGCACCGGGTCGATGGGCTCGCGGGTGCCGCCGGCGGTGACCAGCACCGTGGTCCCGGCCAGGTCGCGGGGCCCGACGGCGGCCTCCACGGCGGCCACGATGGCGGCCGGGTCGGCCAGGCGCCCGGCCCCGACGTCGCCGCCGGCCAGGCGGCCCTCCTCGGGCGGGACGACGACCACGCCCCGGCGGGCCAGGGTGGCCACGTTGTCCTGCACCGCCGGGTGCTCCCACATCTCGGTGTGCATGGCCGGGGCCACCACCACCGGGGCCCGGGTGGCCAGGAGGGTGGCGGTGAGCAGGTCGTCGGAGCGGCCGGTGGCGTAGTCGGCCAGCAGGCGGGCCGTGGCCGGGGCCACCACCACCACGTCGGCCCCCTGCCCCAGCCGGGTGTGGGGGATGGGGTGGGGCTCGTCGAACAGGGTGGTCTGCGTGGGCTCGCTGGCCAGGGCCGAGAAGGTGGCGGCCCCCACGAAGCGGGTCGCCCCCTCGGTGAGGACGGGGGCCACGTGGGCCCCGGCGTCCACCAGCCGGCGGCAGACCTCGACCGCCTTGTAGGCGGCGATGCCGCCGGTGACGCCCAGGACGACCCGCCGGCCGGCCAGGTGGGAGGCGGGGGGCGGCGGGTCGGCGGCGGTCACGGGCGGGGGACGGCCGGGAGCCGGGCCGGGTGGCCGCGGCGGGGCCTCAGTCGGACGAGCCGGCCTCGAGGGCGGCGGCGTCGGCCGCGGCGGCCGCCTCGGCGGCGGCCATCTCGGCCAGCTCCTCCTCGGTGGGAGGGTCGACGGGGACGATCTTGTCGGCCGCGATCTCTTCGAAGGCGATGGACAGCGGCTTGCGGGCCACGCTGGTGACCTGCGGCGGGACCAGGGTGCCCAGGCCCTCGCCCAGCTGGCCGAAGTACGAGTTGATCTGCCGGGCCCGGGTGGCGCCCAGGGTCACCAGCTTGAACTTCGACTCGTCGGCCCTGGTGGTGAGCTCCTCGATGGCCGGGTTCATCATCGTGTCGTGCTGCCAGCTCATGGGCCGTCGCTCTCCGGGGGCTGTCGGGCGGGACCCGCCAGGCTACAGGGCGGCGTCGGCGCCGGGCGAGACCGCCGTCCCCGACCCCGGCCCGGCCCGGCCCGGCGCCGCGGCCAGGACCGCGGCCAGGAGGTCCTCCACCGGGGTGGCGGTGGAGTCGAGGACCAGGTCGTACGGGCTCCGATCGGCGAGGTCGATGCCGTAGTAGTCGCGGTAGCGCCGGGCCTCGCTCACCTCCCGGCGGCGGTTCTGGGCCGCCGTCACGTCGGGTGTGGAGCCCTCCCGGGCCGCCACCCGGCGGGCCCGCTCGCCCTCGGCGCACTCGACCCACACCCGCAGGGCGGGCAGGCCCTCGTGGGTGGCGATCCACCCGGCCAGGCGGGACTCGAGCACCACGTCGCCCTCGGCCCCGCGGCGGGCCAGGCGGGTGTCGAGCTCCACGTCGATGGAAGGGTCGGACTCGGCTTCGGCCCCGAAGGCGTGGACGTCCTGGTCCCGCTCGGCGGCCAGGGCCCGGAACACCTGGCCCCCGTCCACGTGGGCCAGGCCCAGGGCCGCGGCCACGGCGCGGGCCAGCGTGCTGGTCCCGGCCCCGGGGAGGCCGGAGATGGTCACGAGCGGCACCCGGCGACCCTACCCGGGGCCGCGACGGCCCCCGGGACGTGCCCCGGGTTGCAGGACGTTCAGTTGAAGGCGTCGAGCAGCGCCTTGCGCTGCTGGGCCCCGAGGCCCTTGAGGGTCCGGGTCTCGGCGATGCCGATCTCGTCCATGGTGCGGCGGGCCTTGACCTTGCCGACACCGGGGAGCGACTCGATCACCGCCAGCACCTTGGTCTTGCCGACGACGGCATCGCCCTCGGCCTGGTCGAGCACGGCAGACAGGCTGAGGGAGCCCATCTTCAGCTTCTCCTTCAGCTCGGCTCGGGCTCGACGAGCGGCGGCGGCCTTGGCCAGGGCAGCTTCACGCTGCTCCGGCGTCAACTGGGGGGGCTGAGGCATGCGCGCACCCTATATCGCCCGCTTCTGCCCGGCGCGGCAATCGCGTGTCGCCCGACACATCACCGATGGTCGTGGTCGCGCCGCTCCCGGCGGGGGGACGGCGGATGCCCTCAGGCCGCGGCCACCGCGGCGGCCACCGCGGCCGCCGCCGCCGCCCGGTCGGGGGCCTGGGTGACGGTGCGCCCCACCACCAGCAGGTCGGCCCCGGCCGCCGCCGCCTCGCCCGGGGTGGCCGCCCGGGCCTGGTCGTGGGGGGCGTCGCCGGGCAGGCGGATCCCGGGCACCACCCGGTACATGGCCGGGGCCAGGGTCCGCACCTCCTCCAGGTCCGAGGCCGCGCACACCACGCCGCCGCAGCCGGCCTCCATGGCCACGGCGAGGCGCTTGCCCAGGATGTGGGGCGGGGCGCCGGCGTCGCTGGTCAGGATGGTCACCGCCAACGAGGTCGGCTCGGGCAGGCCGGCGGCCGCCGCCCCCTCCCGGAAGCCCTGGTCGCCGGCCCGGAGCATGTCCCGCCCCCCGAAGGCGTGCAGGGTCACGTACGACGCCCCCAGGGCGCCCAGGACGCGGGCCGCCCGCTGCACGGTGGTGGGGATGTCGTGCAGCTTGAGGTCGACGAAGACCTCGTAGCCCAGCTCCCGCAGGGGCTCGATCACGTCGGGGCCAACCGC carries:
- the metK gene encoding methionine adenosyltransferase, with the translated sequence MSRFTFTSESVTEGHPDKMADQISDSILDAILTNDPAARVACETMVTTGLAIVAGEITTSEYVEIPKIVRDTILDIGYDNADFGIDGQTCGVITTIDPQSPDIAQGVDTALETRVGSSGEDALNSQGAGDQGMMFGYACTETEDLMPLPIWLAHKLSARMAEVRKSGILPYLRPDAKTQVTVDYEGNKPVELKTVLISTQHQPGVDADSTIKPDLIEHVIRPSLPEQFADDDFRVLVNPTGKFELGGPHADCGLTGRKIIVDTYGGMARHGGGAFSGKDPSKVDRSAAYAARYVAKNVVAAGLADRCEIQVAYAIGVAHPVSVMVETFGTEHVGRARIAELVDEHFDLRPGAFRKALKLHRPIYQKTAAYGHFGRDDHDFTWEKTDKAAQLRDAAGLGEREVVAAE
- the coaBC gene encoding bifunctional phosphopantothenoylcysteine decarboxylase/phosphopantothenate--cysteine ligase CoaBC, producing MTAADPPPPASHLAGRRVVLGVTGGIAAYKAVEVCRRLVDAGAHVAPVLTEGATRFVGAATFSALASEPTQTTLFDEPHPIPHTRLGQGADVVVVAPATARLLADYATGRSDDLLTATLLATRAPVVVAPAMHTEMWEHPAVQDNVATLARRGVVVVPPEEGRLAGGDVGAGRLADPAAIVAAVEAAVGPRDLAGTTVLVTAGGTREPIDPVRFVGNRSSGKQGHAVAAEAAARGAAVTLVTTSGLALPAGVEVVRVETAAEMHDAVMARAATAEVVVMAAAVADFRPRSPSHHKIKKGEGVPEVALEPTVDILATLGARRRPGQTLVGFAAETRDVEAAAADKLRRKGVDLIVANDVGAPGAGFEHDTNRVMVLSASGIDQDVPLSDKRLVARAVIDAVVGHRRGPAGGPTAPPSSPSPPRSPEP
- the rpoZ gene encoding DNA-directed RNA polymerase subunit omega — protein: MSWQHDTMMNPAIEELTTRADESKFKLVTLGATRARQINSYFGQLGEGLGTLVPPQVTSVARKPLSIAFEEIAADKIVPVDPPTEEELAEMAAAEAAAAADAAALEAGSSD
- a CDS encoding cytidylate kinase family protein, giving the protein MPLVTISGLPGAGTSTLARAVAAALGLAHVDGGQVFRALAAERDQDVHAFGAEAESDPSIDVELDTRLARRGAEGDVVLESRLAGWIATHEGLPALRVWVECAEGERARRVAAREGSTPDVTAAQNRRREVSEARRYRDYYGIDLADRSPYDLVLDSTATPVEDLLAAVLAAAPGRAGPGSGTAVSPGADAAL
- the mihF gene encoding integration host factor, actinobacterial type is translated as MPQPPQLTPEQREAALAKAAAARRARAELKEKLKMGSLSLSAVLDQAEGDAVVGKTKVLAVIESLPGVGKVKARRTMDEIGIAETRTLKGLGAQQRKALLDAFN
- the pyrF gene encoding orotidine-5'-phosphate decarboxylase — its product is MTDTTTTPAAAEVAEAVRRRLALVLDVDDMVEATRRAREMQPWFGVAKVGLELYSAVGPDVIEPLRELGYEVFVDLKLHDIPTTVQRAARVLGALGASYVTLHAFGGRDMLRAGDQGFREGAAAAGLPEPTSLAVTILTSDAGAPPHILGKRLAVAMEAGCGGVVCAASDLEEVRTLAPAMYRVVPGIRLPGDAPHDQARAATPGEAAAAGADLLVVGRTVTQAPDRAAAAAAVAAAVAAA